A segment of the Lepus europaeus isolate LE1 chromosome X, mLepTim1.pri, whole genome shotgun sequence genome:
ACTGTCAAGGGGACTTGGAATCAGGCCAAGgtttgttgtgggtttttttccaggttttttttttatttttaaaggaagggtGATAGAgacaggggagaggagagagacagagagggagggagagggagggagagggacagagggagagagagatcttccatccactgctttaatccctaaatggctgcaacaactgtagctggaccaggctgaagccaggagccaggagcttcttcccggcctcccacatgggtgcaggggcccaaacacttgggccatcttccactgctctcccaggtgcattaacagggggctggatcagaagcagagcagctgcagtgccaggcagcagcttaaccccctgtaccacaatgctggcccccaggtgACAGTTTTAAGCCCTGTGGCTGCTCCGTTTGAATCATGCTGGGATCTGGTGGGGGAGAGGTCTTGGAAGTGTGTCTGGAGCATAGGCCAGCCCTTCCAGAGAGAGCGAGGCCCCTCCCAGTAAAGGGATGATGGATGCTCAGAGGAAGCTGGCCTCTAAGAGATGAGGCAGCAACTCTGCCCCCTCAGGCATTCCAAGAGACTAATCACCCCTCTCTGTATCTGCAGGCCTGCTGCCCTGCCTCCAGCACACACTCAAGGGCCACATCAGCTTCCCCCCGGGGCTGAGTACCCCTCCCCAGAGACCCAGCTCCAGGTGGTGGCACTGGAAGCAGCATCCAGCCGGCCCTGGTGCCTCCTTGAGCTCCACTGGAAGAAGCCCCCAGGCTGGATCGGATATGGGGGAAGGGTGGCTTGACAAATGAGCAACTACTGGGCGCTGCGCCGCAGAGTCCAGGGTGCTTCCTAGATGCTGTCCAAGGCGGGACGTCTTAAGCGCTCCTTTAGCCCTAGAGCTGGCTCTGCTTCAGCCACTTGGGCTTCACCGAGGTAACAGGACAGGGGCATCCTATGAAGGAGGAACGGCCCCCACTGGCCTCCTGGATATTGAATGCCCTCTGGTCAAGCCCCTGTGCATCAGGGAGACTGGCTGCAATAAACCTGGAGTCCCTGTAAGGCTCCTGGAGCCAGAAAGACAGTATAATATAGAAAGAGCCCAGACTTGAAGTGAGACAGATCTTGCTTCATCACTTACTTGCTTGGACAAGTCACTAAATCTCTCCATGTATATCCATGCTCTTATCCGTAAAATGCAAATCATTCCCCTACTTCATAGGGTTAAAGGAGCATCAGATGAGATAGTGAATGTCAAgtgtttgaaataaatctttttttttatttttttattttttattttaatttttatttattttttttgacaggcagagtggacagtgagagagagagacagagagaaaggtcttccttttgccattggttcaccctccaatggccgacgcggtaggcgcgctgcggccggcgcaccacgctgatccgatggcaggagccaggtgcttctcctggtctcccatggggtgcagggcccaaggacttgggccatcctccactgcactccctggccacagcagagagctggcctggaagaggggcaaccgggacaggatcggtgccctgactgggactagaacccggtgtgccggcgccgcaaggcggaggattagcctattgagccgcggcgccagcctgaaataaatctttaaaaaggtggggatgggggttggggtggcactgtggcatacataGTAGGTTaggtctccacctgcagcgctggcatcccatatgggctccagttcgagtcccagcagctccacttcctatcctgctccctgctgatggtctgggaaagcagtagaagatggctcaagtttttgggcccatgcacccatgtgagagacctggaagaagcccctggctcccagcttcggatcggcccagctccggccattgcggccacttggggagtgaacaagcacatggaagacctctctctgtgtctcttcttctctctgtctgtaactctctcaaataaataaatctttaaaaataaaagtgtttgagCACTGGGCCTAGCACCTGACAAGCATTCAAATGGTAGGAGTCACTTCTCCAGTTCCTGTCTCTGAGGCACAGGGTACAGGTAATAATAATCAGAGAGAGATGGTGGCCAGCATGGATCATTCTACAGACACAATGAGGACAAATGAGAAGCCTAGAAGCTGGCTTAGAATCCTACTGCTCCTCACCACCCTCCCAGCAGCAGGGTCTCATGGTTCTCTGGCCTCCTAGGTTCCATTCCTCCCAGTGTGCTCTGGCTCCAGCCCATTTCCACACCCTCCTCCCTCAATCTGAGGGACTCCTGTGCGCCACTGTGCCATCCTGCTGTTCCCATCGGTCAGTTCTAGAGCCAGCATATCTAACAGGAAGTGCTAGGATCCCATTAAAATGTCCTGGCTCCAGGAcagatatttggcacagcagttaagatgctgcttggaacacctgcatctgacattggactgcctgggttcgcgtcccagctctgcttccaattccagcttcctgcaaatgcacattttgggaagcagcagtgaagtaggcaggcatacaggttaaaattgattaggattgtgaactggaagaccacgccttcaccacgcccctgtgtgacctcatgcccctacctggccacacctgagtgcctacCAGCCAATCatgttaattaaccactcccctttggaagtgggttaaaagcctgggacacagtgtgtccgccttcctttccctggcctctagccaggagggggctggctgtagccctgcgcctccatggcatgtggccttcgggccacccgccctaggcttcctggcctagatgatCCTCCAGgcggctggttcctggtgctcggtatgaacccagatttacctctctctctctttttaaatatttatttatttatttatttgaaagtcagagttacacagagagaggagagacagagagagaggtcttccgtccgatggttcactccccaattggccacaacagccggagctgggctgatccaaagccaggagccaggagcttcctccaggtctcccatgtgggtgcaggggcccaaggacttgggccatcttccactgctttcccaggccatagcagagagctggattggaagaagagcagccaggactagaaccagcactcatatgggatgccggtgcttcaggccagggcgttaaccctttgcgccagcccccccccccttagacaaagccctcactctcctatgcatctttctcactaaataaaagcttaaaatgtaccatactGCCTCAttatttatgccggtatttaaaattcttctctaaatattaggcgagaaccctctcgggcttattaatattggggatttattaataagcaaatgGTGATATCgtgtggcaccccaaattcctgtaacatatgtggcacccaagatggcacttctggggaaccttaaggggccacattttcatatagattttaggggATCATTTCCGATatcagcaggtgattgctcaagtgcttaggttcctgccacacatgtggaagacctagattgagatccaggttcctggtttcagtctggcccagccctggctgttgcaggggtttggggagtgaactaacagatggaacattgatggcgctctctctctctcctttctctctctctctctctctctatttctccatcctttcttccctccctccctctctccctctgtttcaaataataagaataaataatttttataaagattatttattttgaaggcagagttatagagaggcagaagcaaagagaggtcttccatccactggttcactccccaggtggccacaatggctggagctgggccaatccaaagccaggagccagttgcttcttcctggtctcccatgtgggtgcaggggcccaaggtcttggaccatctactgctttcccaggccatagcatagaactggatcggaagtggagcagccggcgcccatatgggatgctggcactgcaagcagcagctttacctgctatgccacagtgctggcaccaagaataaataatttttaacttaaaaacttTTTCAGGTTCCATACTGGAATGCCGTCTTTCCTTTCACCCCACCCCCTACAAAAGAAAGCAACTGGAGACCAGGACTGAGACAAGATCAGGGTGGAGCAGGCAGAGTCTCAGAATTCCTGAGACCACAATGGGGAGCCCCAGGACATCTTAGCTGTCCCCAGGTGACTCAGGACAAACAGGATCATACTGGGGGAAGGGACAGGTTCAGGCAGGTGAGGCACAGAGGCTCAGGACTGGTGAGTTCCTACCATGCACAGAAAAACTCCCCAAGCTTTGGCAGGACAAAAGGACCACCTAGGGCAAGTTTTCCAAGTCTGGTTTTCCCAGTGGGAGCCGGCCAGCATGGAAGCCAGCCCACCCTCAGGAGTCACCCAGGAAGGGCTGTCCTTTGATCTCAGAGGAGCCAGGAAACAGTGGAGGCTTTTTCTTCTTGCAGGCCAGCAAGCCTGCTGAATCCTTCCAAAGGTTTCCACGTCTGGATGTACTAAAACCCCCCTGGCTTCTCACTGCAATGAAAGAAAACCCAAACTCACAGGCCCCGGGCCCACAGGACCCCAGACCGAGCCTTACctacttctctctctcatctcccacctctccctcccaggCTCACTCTAGTGCAGCCAGGCCAGCCTCCAGCCTCTCCCTCCACCAGGCCAACCTCACTTCTGCCCCCAGGACCTTGCCATCAGCTCTTCCCTCTGCTCGGAGTTCTCCCTTTTCTGATCTCACTACCAGTTGCTCCCCCTCCTTCAGTCCTCAGCTCAAATGTATCTCTTGAAAGCAGCCATTTATTATCCATTCAGCCTGTtgtgtggccctggagtgcttatctctctttctttctcttcttaggAGCTTGTTAGGTAGCAAGTCAGAAATTTaggctatgtgtgtgtgagacaggcctGGAgaccagcatcttgcacttcaaagtcctgctcagaccctgataacctcccaggtggtcccagcccttcccccagggaaagctcccaggagaactcCCTCCTCGGGACCagatgggttacctgacctgacaacatggggcaataaaaccttctcagacacCCTAAGGGAAGTTCCTTTGCTCTACCTTGGCTCCAGCAaaactggggaggaatttgctaattttctccCACCAAACCCTTCcaccaggactctccatccttgtcctggaggagaggggaggtgggtaaacagactcccttgcaaacctagggagtccaaacagactgcccactgagctctctgcctctctgctgagccgcccgcctggcctccCCAGGTGTATTCCCTCCATTcagccatgtaacctcgctctcccccagtccagtGATTGGGCGCACTCTCTGTTCCTtccgttctgatggatgccctatccccaataaagccttatcactctgctctctcacacctgaattctttcttgcgtgaagacaagaaccccacagcTTCCACAGCCTTTCCTCCAGTGACAAGCTCACTTATACACCTCATTTCTTGTTTTCCATCTGTCTCCTTTAGGAGAGCAGGATCCCATTTGTTTATGTCCCTATGGATCCCCAGGGCTTAGTGCAGtggcacacagtgggtgctcagCAGCTGTTTGTTGCATGCCTGGAAGACTGCAGGCAAAATCCAGGTCTGAGGAGAAGCAATCCCAGTTAGAGGGTTGGCCATGTTATCATCTTGGTCCTGGTACAGCAGAAAGAGGCCATGGCCTAGGGGGACTAGGACCCAGGCTCATATGCACCCATTAGGACAGACAAGTGCACATGCAGCCCCTGAGAGGTGGTCCAGCTCTAAGCCAGGTCATGGGCACCAAAGGGCAGCACAACAGCAGGCCGTGTCCTGGGCAAGGAGCCAGCATCTGGAACTGCAGACAAGGACATGGGATATTCTGTCTGGGAGAGACTCAGCAGCTGGGGTTCCAGCAGGCAGTTTACCAACAGACAAGACCCCGGCAACTTGGCTGAGATTCCCCAGCAACTTGGAGCACTGGGGGGCCACAACCAGTTAGAAAACCATCTTGGGGCTCGCACGGTaccacagcgggttaagctgtcacctgcgatgctggcatcccatatgggcatcagttcacgtgggagacccagatgaagctcctggatcctggcttctgtctggctcagccctgactattgtggccatttggggagtgaaccagagaatggaagttctctctgtctctccctctccctctgtaactctgcctttcaaataaataaaatacatcttaaaaaaagaaaagaatctctACTGGGAGTACTAGACAGGTCCCCAAGACAGGGATGcaggcagaagccaagtgctGAGAACCAGACTAGGGATTGGGCTGAACCTCAGGCCAGGCGGTGATGGGATAGGATGGGGAGGAGAGGTCTTTGGGGATGAGCCAGGCAGGACCCAACAGATTCTATGGGTGAAAAGTACATCTGCTGTGTTACCCTGGGCTCTCTGGGGACAGAGAGGCATATGCCTGACAGAGAAAAGTACCCAGCCAAGGCCCTCTCACTGCGGGATTCCAACAAGAGAATGCCCTACAGCTGGGGCTCTGGTAGGTATGCCATTACTACCCACTGAGCGTGCAAGGGGCTTTCACATCAATTGGAGTATATGTGTAGGAAAGAACCAGCGGGCTCTCCCACTGGAGAACCATCACAAGCTCCCATTGGCTCAAAGACCaagttctttttaacttttatttaataaatataaattttgaaagtacaacttttggattatagtggctttttcccccaaaacctctctcccacccacaaccatcccatctcccactccctctcccatccacttttcatcaagattcattttcagttattcaAAGACCAAGTTCTGTCCACCCTGGCCATTCAGGTGTCCTTGGGCCACACTCCTACTGTTTACCTGTCTAAAGCTCCCAAGGTCCTTCCTACCTGCCTGCTTTTGCCCCCTGCCTCCTTTGTTACCAATGCAATTGTTATACTTTATTCAGCATACAAAAGGCCCAATGAAGACATTTGTGGGAGCCTTCCTTAAAGCCAAAGACAGCATGCTCTCAAGTCCCATAGCACAACCTTGCACTTGCTGAGGTTGTCTAACCCATGTTCACAAGTGGTCTCATGGGAGACCACGGGGTCTGGGCACATAGGGAACCTGTTCCCTTTTCCCAGCAGAGGTCTGAGGGCCTAACAGATATTTCTTAGCTTGAGCCCTGCCGCATCCAAGAAAGGCGGTGCGGGGAGGCATATTTTGGTGGCTGAGACTGCTTGGTGAAAAATGGGAAGCAGGGTCTAACCACTCTGGAAGCAACTGGGCCCCTTAAGGAACAGGCGCTTCCTATTTTTTAACTgtgagaaacagggagagggTAGCCTATCTGGGCATCCCAGACACACATGGAGGGAGCCTAGGAAACAGGCTCCTTTCTCAGCTTCTCTAGCCTGCCACCTGCACTGGCTCTCTAGAAAAACAAACTGGGCCTTTGTCCCATTCTCACTGAGAGTTTCTGCCCACTGATGATGCTAAGCGACAGAGTGGATTAGTCGTGAGGAAGTGACTCAAATGAGGAGCAGTTTAGGTAGCCCAGACAGCCGGTGGGGCGTGTGCATGTCACGCGAGCAGGGCCgtctggctctgccactcatCACAATTGGAAATACATTCTCAGAGGAAAGCAAGACAGAAAGCCAGTTGATAAtctatacaaattttattttgatatcaaTTTGTATGGAAACAAGCAGGTGTCAGCATGATGCAGGCAcggaaaaaagggaaagaaaaaactcCAGTGATAATTGATCTTGTATGTACACCATTGGGTTTCAACAAGGACAGGAAGTCTTACTGTTAGCTTCCCGTGGGAACTCCAGTTTCTGCACCTTCCCCTGCTGCCTGTCAGCATCGCGATACAGCAGCGATTTCTGGGCCTTCAACCGGCAAGCCAGGCACATGAAAATCGACTCCACGTTCTGGCTCTCTTTGGGGTCCTTGGCTGATGTCTCGAACAAGAGCATGTTGTGGGCATCGGCAAATTTCAGGGCTAAATTGGAGGGCACCTGGATCTGTTCCCGCAAGTCACACTTGTTGCCCACAAGCACTTTCGGGACGAGTGGGGGCACTGCATGCCCGTTGCACTCTTGGATCCACATTTTCAGGTTGGTGAAAGATGTCATCTTGGTGACGTCATAGACAAAGACCACTGCATGCACATTGCGGTAGTAATGCTCGACCATGCTTTTACGGAAGCGTTCCTGACCCGCTGTGTCCCACACCTGAACCTGCAAGATACAGAAGCCAACACGCAGAGTCAGAAAACAGGAGAGCCGTGGTTCCACAGCAGTATAAAACACGAGGTTACAAGTCCTGACAAAGGAAGTGCTTCTTTCACAGATTAGCAGGATGGATTTATCAAAGGATGGAGCGAAGTTTCTGGGTTTGGCGAGTTTTTCTCCAGGTGCTTAGTTGAAGAGTGGGCGTTCTGCCCAATCTGGCCTGCATCATGTTTccgaatgcctgggttcgagtcccagctctgctcctgattccagctctggccattacag
Coding sequences within it:
- the RAB33A gene encoding ras-related protein Rab-33A, giving the protein MAQPILGHGSLQPASAAGLASLELDSSLDQYVQIRIFKIIVIGDSNVGKTCLTFRFCGGTFPDKTEATIGVDFREKTVEIEGEKIKVQVWDTAGQERFRKSMVEHYYRNVHAVVFVYDVTKMTSFTNLKMWIQECNGHAVPPLVPKVLVGNKCDLREQIQVPSNLALKFADAHNMLLFETSAKDPKESQNVESIFMCLACRLKAQKSLLYRDADRQQGKVQKLEFPREANSKTSCPC